One Pseudomonadota bacterium DNA segment encodes these proteins:
- a CDS encoding glutamate-5-semialdehyde dehydrogenase gives MTLVSRSTTARPALIAAAQAARESAFRLAAVRAEQRNAALQAMAGGLRERVSGIVEANVLDVEAARAAGASAAIIDRLTLDPARVEAMARALEEVAQLGDPLGEGETWVRPNGLRITKVRVPLGVIAIIYEGRPNVTVEAASLAFKAGNAVLLRGSSSALQSNRVLADVMRAALEKVGLPAGCVTLIDDMDRDVIDEMCRMNGFIDVVIPRGGEALIQRVVNNATVPVIETGVGNCHVYIDVDADLEKAEKIVVNAKTQRTGVCNAAESLLVHRAVGERALPRIGEALRSRGVEIFGCDATQRLLPWASVATDDDWGREYLDLKISCKVVDSLDEAISHINTHGTKHSEAIVTESYTASRRFTAAVDAAAVYVNASTRFTDGGEFGFGGEMGISTQKMHARGPMGLRELTTCKYICMGDGHVRQA, from the coding sequence ATGACCCTCGTCAGCCGTTCCACCACAGCCCGTCCCGCTCTCATCGCCGCCGCTCAGGCCGCGCGCGAGTCCGCGTTCCGCCTCGCCGCTGTGCGAGCCGAGCAGCGCAACGCCGCGCTGCAGGCCATGGCGGGCGGGCTGCGCGAGCGTGTGAGCGGCATCGTCGAGGCCAACGTTCTTGACGTTGAGGCCGCACGAGCCGCCGGAGCCTCTGCAGCCATCATCGATCGGCTCACGCTCGATCCCGCGCGCGTCGAGGCCATGGCCCGCGCCCTCGAGGAGGTGGCCCAGCTGGGCGATCCGCTGGGGGAGGGAGAGACATGGGTGCGCCCCAACGGCTTGCGCATCACCAAGGTGCGGGTGCCGCTGGGCGTGATCGCCATCATCTACGAGGGGCGGCCGAACGTGACCGTGGAGGCCGCTTCACTGGCGTTCAAGGCGGGCAACGCGGTTCTGCTGCGTGGGTCTTCGAGCGCGCTGCAGTCGAACCGCGTGCTCGCTGATGTGATGCGCGCGGCGCTCGAGAAGGTGGGGCTGCCGGCCGGCTGCGTCACGCTCATCGACGACATGGATCGCGACGTCATCGACGAGATGTGCCGCATGAACGGGTTTATCGATGTGGTGATCCCGCGCGGGGGAGAAGCGCTGATTCAGCGGGTGGTGAACAACGCCACCGTGCCGGTCATCGAGACGGGGGTGGGCAACTGCCACGTCTACATCGACGTCGACGCCGATCTCGAAAAGGCCGAGAAGATCGTTGTGAATGCAAAGACCCAGCGCACGGGGGTCTGCAACGCCGCCGAGTCGCTTCTTGTGCATCGCGCGGTGGGCGAGCGGGCGCTTCCTCGAATCGGAGAGGCGCTGCGCAGCCGTGGCGTGGAGATCTTCGGATGTGACGCAACCCAGCGCCTGCTTCCCTGGGCGTCGGTGGCCACCGATGACGACTGGGGGCGCGAGTACCTCGATCTCAAGATCTCGTGCAAGGTGGTCGACTCGCTCGACGAGGCCATCTCCCATATCAACACCCACGGCACGAAGCATAGCGAGGCCATCGTCACCGAGAGCTACACTGCGAGCCGTCGCTTCACCGCCGCGGTCGACGCCGCCGCGGTGTACGTCAACGCCAGCACCCGCTTCACCGACGGGGGCGAGTTCGGCTTCGGGGGCGAGATGGGCATCTCGACGCAGAAGATGCACGCCCGCGGCCCGATGGGGCTGCGCGAGCTCACCACGTGCAAGTACATCTGCATGGGCGATGGACACGTGCGCCAGGCCTGA